Proteins from a single region of Penaeus monodon isolate SGIC_2016 chromosome 29, NSTDA_Pmon_1, whole genome shotgun sequence:
- the LOC119591838 gene encoding uncharacterized protein LOC119591838: MKVINTTIMKDLQEINEKVKEKTLELRRERVRLIQEKVRELWGTDIELDGTLRGAELDLEQLSKANLTDGQVVKLEGNELEGERASTPPPLSDDELAPLPSNSIIFGNMYDQYQNQLDDLAKQHQQEMETFIREQEMNTKRISENLQDKLMARRQRRARMRIEEKQKTALTQ, translated from the exons ATGAAG gTGATCAACACAACGATCATGAAGGACTTGCAAGAAATCAACGAGAAGGTCAAGGAGAAGACACTCGAGCTGCGCAGGGAGCGAGTGCGTCTTATccaggagaag GTGCGAGAGCTGTGGGGAACAGACATCGAGCTGGACGGCACCCTCCGCGGCGCCGAGCTGGACCTGGAGCAGCTATCGAAGGCCAATTTGACGGACGGCCAAGTGGTCAAGCTGGAAGGGAACGAG cttgaGGGCGAGCGAGCTAGCACCCCGCCCCCCCTCAGTGACGATGAGTTGGCACCTCTTCCTTCTAACTCCATCATCTTCGGCAATATGTATGACCAGTACCAGA ACCAGCTGGACGACCTTGCCAAGCAGCATCAGCAGGAGATGGAGACCTTCATCCGAGAGCAGGAGATGAACACGAAACGCATCAGCGAAAACCTGCAAGACAAGCTGATGGCGAGGAGGCAGAGACGCGCGAGGATGAGGATCGAGGAGAAACAGAAGACGGCGCTCACTCAGTGA